The Calditrichota bacterium region ATAAATTCATGTTCCTCATCCAGCACGCGGGGACCCACGTGAACGACTTTGGCCGGAAAGGTTTTGCCGACCAGGGGGTCATTATAGTTTATGGCTCCAATCCATAAGGCCTTGGCTGCCTTACAATCCTGGTAGCGAAACTGGGCGGGCCAGCGCAATCCATCCTGCTGATCAGAAACAAGGTGGGTTCGCCCGACCTCAATTTCGGACCCTCCGCTGGAAAACCAGTCCTGCAGCATTCCGATCGCTATCCATTTTGTTTGATCGCTGCGCCCGTTGGCCATAAAAATGGTAAAGAGCATGAGCAACGTCATTGAAAAAACAATCAATGCTCGGGTTCTAATAGATTTTCGCGTCATCATAGTTTATCCTCTTTTTCTAAACGTCTAAATTCTACGAGTTTTCGATTATAGGTGAAAAGAAACCGTTAGACCAAAAAAGATACTTCTTGGATTCAAAAACGTAAAGAAGGTCTGATTGGGCATATCAATATAGGCCTTTTTGTCAAGCACCTCTTTCACCCGATTGTCATCTACTTTCACCCAGGTATCGTTTTTATATTGCATGTATTTTTTCGTGCTTGCATCATAATAAATCGCCCGGGCACTGGGATCGGTCACCTGAGAAATTGAGGGCGTCCACTCCATAGGCTGATAATCCACACCATCATCCCTGAAATCGCCGGGTTTATCGTTGCCCGGAATATTTCCATAACCGAGTTTATCCCCAATATCTTGTGGTAAATGAAGCGATTGCATATAGAAGTTGTAGTCGTGAATATTGTAAAAGGAATATCCGGAGAATCGCTTAATATTTAATGCATTGTAAATATCCATAAAGAATCGGACATCGAATTTTTTAAAGGGAATTGTCTTTTGGAGTTTCAGATCCACATTCCGATAACTTTTCCATTGAACATTGTATTCAATTCCAGGCACATTATTTGGATTCCAGCTGAACCAGCTTCCCGCTGTCCACCGCGCAATGATATTGAAGTTCCAGCCTGCAAGAGGACGCTGGCCCAGAATCTTCCTTCCAAAATCCATCGGGGTGTGAAAATCCAGATAGGTTTTTATCCGGGGCGTTGGACGCGGCTTATATTGAACAGGATTTCGCCGCAGGTACTGACGCTGTTCGGCCGGATTTTCATAATACCGGGCCGAACCAAAATATCCGGAGGTTCCAACCCGATATTCATAATTGATATTTCCGGTAAACCACCGGCCGGTCATTTTGGTGAGATCCGCCTCAAACCCGCGGATATCTTCATAAGCATTACTGGTAATTTTCCGATAATTCACCTTCCCATCGAAACTGATATAGCGAACCCAGAATTCTTCATCTGAAACATCCTTGTAATAGGCGGCCAGGTGAAATAAGTAATTGTTTGAAATGGCCTGATCGTAACCCAACTCGTAGGCTACCGTCTTGGCCAACGGAATGGTTGGATCGCCAATATAACTCAGCTTCTCACGAAGGTCGCGCTGAACCCGATACAATCGTTCGGAGGTGGGGATCTGCCGATAATGCCCGTAATTAAAATAAAGTTTCGAATTTACCGTAATCGGGTGTGAAATTGCAATTCTCGGACTCACCGTAACCCGCGTCTTCATTTTTTTGGTCAGAAATTTTGATTCCTCGCTGGGTTTATAACTTTCCGAGAAAAAGGCCCGATCGTATGGCCCCACATTATACCAATTTCCATTGGGATTTGTAAATTCCGCCACTAAACCCAAGGTTGAAATAAATCCCTGATATTCCAATTTATCCTGAATATAAAAGTTTCCGCGGATGGGATTCCTGTCAATTTTTGTCCACGTATTGCCTTCCGGAAGAAATTTATTCACCATGCCAAAAGACATCCTAAATTGATCATAAACCACACTGAATCCGGTTTTGACCTGATTGTTCTCATTCACCTGACTGGTGATATCGGCACGCCCTGATGTTGTGGTAATCTGGCTGTAATCTCTGGAGGTACTGACGGCACCCCCCAGGGCAATTTGCTTGCCAATGCCGTAAGAAGGCTCCGGCCAGTATCCAACAGGGGCCTCATCTAC contains the following coding sequences:
- a CDS encoding TonB-dependent receptor plug domain-containing protein, with the translated sequence MMKKILLAIVSLTLLANVLFAGTTGKIAGKVKDAKSGQALPGVNVIIEGTRMGAATNKDGYYFILNVPPGTYTLKFSMIGYSTYVVKDVRVKIDLTTTENAELEPVVLAGKEVVVVAKRSPVQKDVAASEKNITSAQIQVLPVSSVSDLVGYQAGVTSNMGIRGAGADQTLFMVDGVSLRDERTNEPISLVPLSAVQAVSVQTGGFSAEYNNVRSGVVNLVTKEGSRKQYTGTFTYKVRPPAPKHFGISPYDPKSFWLRPYMDPEVCWNGTENSDWDKYTQRQYPVFEGWNAISERLLKDDDPTNDLTPAALQRLYEWQHRKQGDIKKSDYNIDAGFGGPVPFIGHKLGDLRFYTSYRRERDMYLMELSRDAFINHSLMTKITSDITPSMKLSILGIYGETFATNASRSGGSSYFRTTSGVASIVNRRGFTVPWRIYTDIYYSPTARYYGAFSAKLTQVINPTTFYEVQIEQVHKKYFTSPGALRDTTKKYEIFPGYFVDEAPVGYWPEPSYGIGKQIALGGAVSTSRDYSQITTTSGRADITSQVNENNQVKTGFSVVYDQFRMSFGMVNKFLPEGNTWTKIDRNPIRGNFYIQDKLEYQGFISTLGLVAEFTNPNGNWYNVGPYDRAFFSESYKPSEESKFLTKKMKTRVTVSPRIAISHPITVNSKLYFNYGHYRQIPTSERLYRVQRDLREKLSYIGDPTIPLAKTVAYELGYDQAISNNYLFHLAAYYKDVSDEEFWVRYISFDGKVNYRKITSNAYEDIRGFEADLTKMTGRWFTGNINYEYRVGTSGYFGSARYYENPAEQRQYLRRNPVQYKPRPTPRIKTYLDFHTPMDFGRKILGQRPLAGWNFNIIARWTAGSWFSWNPNNVPGIEYNVQWKSYRNVDLKLQKTIPFKKFDVRFFMDIYNALNIKRFSGYSFYNIHDYNFYMQSLHLPQDIGDKLGYGNIPGNDKPGDFRDDGVDYQPMEWTPSISQVTDPSARAIYYDASTKKYMQYKNDTWVKVDDNRVKEVLDKKAYIDMPNQTFFTFLNPRSIFFGLTVSFHL